A stretch of Hydractinia symbiolongicarpus strain clone_291-10 chromosome 9, HSymV2.1, whole genome shotgun sequence DNA encodes these proteins:
- the LOC130657464 gene encoding uncharacterized protein LOC130657464: MTRLQSRTASCECGKTTREKESFVQNTKFYETRSSGRLSAGNLFRRRRTSSDHAHLGKKIYIKKVNNSIIKMHTKNKRCNSESKLKTRKVSQSCAKEVTSNGTARSIIDSALDILNGKLGMDIIDSNCIRSNDKLEGFTVSNTFVPNGMVSDLDDGKLCNFQNGGVNLTKYDVETDDKFVKNLKSNILIKEEVVYGSITNNLGSAGEEIVLDKNINTCQGISDSFKEGKGEEDSTLEDLKSEDLNCTYESKFDESNSDNKVGHHHKKRKRTSQFQKLIESCSEFNLCASSRKRCRKRPESFSPELKRKIKRENLAPVKSNLTLSGKVKKKCGRKPRPKGPILHYLDVYVQSKERPLLQTCAVNNTSEEELADKCDITGTKNCVELPKIEENVTDGGATVKELPILLPPSDSISKIELCKSPTKEVQLKKIKKRKKKTVTSKKAIGKQFDKTIQTILGYRCLNGVNEFLVLFKNGTSNWINENMDDSALFKNIQLFFEHSDQEQSIINRLGFTLSQSIKKRTVMSDCNSSITSDTDVESEDCDDDVFFKTSFSKQLNHETEHCLKQNSVDVLSPVKSTNTFLCPSIEQISCNSDLLLTSDLNELCQCVMSSKHLKLYPYETTKEIVSKKDGGFVHVYLKRLNKKMFDTTSKKTDDHFNTKTCEKLITILEDSAVDDNCDVVIIAGLEDFFALNSIFDKLLKNSSSIEVKKYEQDISLLRYLVQTIRNFNKPIVAVIKKTAIGLPASLLSLFDMVFDERSTEAVTGTPTRGKKKKKGLKTTSIKCAVNSTDDSTTDDQGASESYQNFVFPRLMGLTESNEARIMGERCRPVVSSIDQILMDSSYNNRVLSQRLKNSVRHMKNNSRIELKYRGRSQSLSNEDEGSSIPCQNTFSHANSNEASVISKSEVETLEEKVRIEKELTRQCMADLASYLKSIESNTFV; the protein is encoded by the exons ATGACTCGGTTACAAAGTCGTACTGCTTCGTGTGAATGTGGAAAAACAACGCGAGAAAAGGAATCTTTTGTTCAAAACACAAAGTTTTATGAGACACGATCGAGCGGTCGATTAAGTGCAGGGAATCTTTTTAGACGTCGAAGAACTTCATCAGATCATGCACACCtaggaaaaaaaatatacattaaaaaagttaataattctATAATTAAAAtgcatacaaaaaataaaagatgtaaCAGCGAGTcgaaattaaaaacaagaaaagtttCTCAAAGCTGCGCTAAAGAAGTAACTTCGAACGGCACCGCCCGTTCCATCATAGATAGTGCTTTAGATATTTTAAATGGAAAGTTAGGAATGGATATTATCGATTCTAACTGCATTCGATCGAATGATAAATTAGAAGGATTTACCGTTTCGAATACGTTTGTACCCAATGGAATGGTATCAGATCTTGACGATGGcaaactttgtaattttcaaaatggcGGTGTTAATTTAACTAAATACGATGTGGAAACAGATGACAAGTTTGTAAAGAACTTAAAAAGCAATATTTTGATAAAAGAAGAAGTAGTTTATGGCAGTATTACAAATAATTTAGGTAGTGCTGGGGAGGAAATTGTActtgataaaaatattaatacttGTCAAGGGATTTCTGATTCATTTAAGGAAGGCAAAGGTGAAGAAGACTCAACATTGGAGGATTTAAAAAGTGAAGATTTAAACTGTACATATGAAAGTAAATTTGATGAATCTAATAGTGATAATAAAGTTGGACATCATCACAAGAAAAGGAAAAGAACAagtcaatttcaaaaacttataGAATCTTGTAGTGAGTTTAATCTTTGCGCTTCTTCTAGGAAGCGTTGTAGAAAACGCCCAGAATCATTTTCTCCTGAGCTGAAACGCAAAATCAAAAGGGAAAATCTGGCacctgtaaaaagtaatttaacatTGTCTGGTAAGGTAAAGAAAAAGTGTGGAAGAAAACCTAGGCCTAAAGGACCTATATTGCACTACTTAGATGTTTATGTTCAAAGTAAGGAAAGGCCACTGTTGCAAACATGTGCTGTGAATAATACATCAGAAGAAGAACttgctgataaatgtgacataACCGGCACTAAAAACTGTGTAGAATTACccaagattgaagaaaatgtgACCGATGGTGGTGCAACAGTAAAGGAGTTACCAATACTTTTGCCTCCAAGTGATAGTATTTCTAAAATTGAATTATGTAAAAGTCCCACAAAAGAAgtccagctaaaaaaaattaaaaaaaggaagaaaaaaacagtTACTTCTAAGAAAGCTATTGGTAAACAGTTTGATAAAACCATTCAGACTATATTGGGTTACAGATGCCTTAATGGTGTTAATGAATTTCTTGTGTTATTTAAGAACGGTACTAGTAATTGGATAAATGAAAACATGGATGATTcagctttgtttaaaaatatacagTTGTTCTTTGAGCATTCAGATCAAGAGCAATCCATTATAAATCGGTTAGGTTTTACTTTATCACAAAGTATTAAGAAAAGAACAGTGATGTCTGACTGCAATTCTTCTATTACTTCTGACACTGATGTAGAATCTGAGGATTGTGATGatgatgtttttttcaaaacttcttTTTCCAAACAGCTAAATCATGAAACCGAACATTGCTTAAAACAAAATAGTGTTGATGTTTTATCTCCAGTTAAGTCAACAAACACATTTCTTTGTCCAAGCATTGAGCAAATATCATGCAATTCTGACTTGCTTCTAACATCTGATTTAAACGAGCTTTGTCAATGTGTTATGTCTTCAAAGCACTTAAAACTATATCCTTACGAAACAACAAAGGAAATTGTCTCAAAAAAAGATGGCGGATTTGTTCATGTTTACTTGAAACGtcttaacaaaaaaatgtttgataCAACAAGTAAGAAAACAGATGATCATTTTAACACAAAGACATGTGAGAAGTTAATTACTATTCTAGAAGACAGTGCTGTTGATGATAATTGTGATGTTGTTATTATCGCTGGTTTAGAAGATTTTTTTGCGTTAAAtagtatttttgataaattaTTAAAGAACTCCTCGTCCatcgaagtaaaaaaatatgaacaagATATCAGCCTACTAAG GTACTTAGTTCAGACAATTCGTAATTTTAATAAACCCATTGTCGCAGTCATTAAGAAGACGGCCATTGGTTTGCCAGCTTCACTGTTGTCCTTATTTGATATGGTCTTTGACGAG AGAAGTACTGAAGCAGTAACCGGAACACCGACAAGgggtaaaaaaaagaagaaagggtTAAAGACAACGTCGATCAAGTGCGCTGTAAATAGCACGGATGATAGCACAACGGACGACCAAGGCGCATCGGAGAgctatcaaaattttgttttcccGCGACTTATGGGACTGACAGAAAGCAACGAAGCTCGCATCATGGGAGAACGTTGTCGTCCGGTCGTGAGCTCGATAGATCAAATTTTAATGGACAGTTCTTATAACAACCGCGTGTTGTCGCAGCGGTTAAAGAATAGCGTACGTCACATGAAGAACAACAGTAGAATCGAATTGAAATATCGTGGACGTAGCCAGTCTTTAAGCAACGAAGATGAAGGCAGCTCTATCCCGTGCCAGAATACTTTTAGTCACGCCAATTCGAATGAAGCAAGTGTTATTTCAAAATCGGAAGTAGAGACACTGGAGGAAAAAGTGCGTATAGAGAAAGAACTGACTAGGCAATGCATGGCCGATTTAGCTTCATATCTAAAATCGATCGAATCGAACACCTTTGTTTAG
- the LOC130657466 gene encoding CDK-activating kinase assembly factor MAT1-like, with product MDEQSCPRCKTTTYRNKNLKLLVNVCGHKLCQTCVDVLFSRPSAACLQCNTPLRRSDFRVQQFEDASVEREVDIRKKIVKIYNKRCEDFDSLRSYNDYLEEVETIIFNLANKTSVEETKKKVELYKRENEKIIRKNNSKLNQEEALLKATLETEKLNAEEKRKQLLLEEKDLLTQKRKDKESLINDLIYANAPAEEVIARHLHVKRQQEQEELEKKSFFFSEKNKLKNMTQLSNKPIIEAPLFEYKPPKMEWYGPSPPESEAVEINGYLNHIRAASESEKAGGYSESIACRRAIQEAFDCLFL from the exons ATGGATGAACAGAGTTGCCCAAGATGTAAAACCACAACATATAGAAACAAAAATCTGAAACTACTGGTAAATGTTTGTGGACATAAGTT aTGCCAGACATGTGTCGATGTATTGTTTTCGAGACCTTCTGCTGCCTGTCTACAGTGCAATACTCCTTTGAGAAGGAGTGATTTTAGAGTGCAGCAATTTGAAGATGCCAGTGTTGAACGAGAAGTGGATatacgaaaaaaaattgttaaaat ATATAATAAAAGATGTGAAGATTTTGACTCACTACGATCATACAATGACTATCTTGAAGAAGTCGAAACAATAA tttTCAATTTGGCCAACAAAACGAGTGTAGAGGAGACCAAGAAGAAGGTGGAATTGTATAAAAGAGAGAACGAAAAGATTATTCGGAAAAACAACTCAAAATTA AATCAAGAAGAAGCTCTTTTGAAGGCAACCCTTGAAACAGAGAAATTAAACGCGGAGGAAAAACGAAAACAACTTTTGTTGGAAGAAAAGGATTTGCTAACGCAGAAACGAAAAGACAAGGAAAGCCTGATCAACGATCTG ATCTATGCAAATGCCCCAGCTGAGGAAGTGATAGCTCGCCACCTGCATGTCAAACGGCAACAGGAACAAGAGGAGCTCGAAAAGAAATCATTCTTCTTTTCAGAAAAGAACAAATTGAAG AATATGACTCAATTGTCGAATAAGCCAATCATCGAAGCGCCTCTATTTGAGTATAAACCACCTAAAATGGAATGGTATGGACCAAGTCCGCCTGAGAGTGAGGCCGTCGAGATAAAtgg ctaCTTAAATCACATACGAGCTGCATCGGAATCCGAAAAAGCTGGTGGATATTCGGAATCGATTGCTTGCCGTAGAGCTATACAAGAAGCctttgattgtttgtttttgtga